The segment TATCGGCGGAGTAGTTTTGGCTTACAATAAAAGTATTAAAGGCGTTAGCCGAGAGAAATTTTTAAAAGTGGCGAAAAAAGTTATTGCTTTTCATCATAATCGTGTTTATCGTTTTACTCGCGACTTGGTTCGCGATTTAAAAAAGAAAAATTATTATTTGCTTGCTATTTCACATTCGCCCCGGGAAATTGTGGAAGCGTTTTGTAAGAAACTTGGTTTTAGTAAAGTTTACGGGCGGATTTATAAAACAGACAAACGAGGAAAATTTACTGACGAAGTTCTTTATTTAGATTTGATTTCTGATAAATCAAAAGTTTTGCGGCGAGCCATAGAAAAAGAGGGGCTGACGCTTCATGGTTCGGTTGGGGTTGGCGACACGGAAAGCGACATCAGGTTTTTGAAAATGGTTGACCGGCCGATTTGTTTTAATCCGAATAAAAAATTATACGACCATGCACGCCGTACTGGTTGGGAGATTGTGGTGGAAAGGAAAGATGTAATTTATAAATTTTAAAAATAGTTAATTTTAAAAAATTATGAACAAAACAATTCTAGTTATTTTAGTAGTTATGATTGTTGCCGCAGCAGCAATTTTTGGTGTGAGATTTTTTAGTGAAGAAGACAGCTGGATTTGCGAAAATGGCGAATGGGTAAAGCACGGAAATCCGAGCGCGGCAAAACCAAATGAAGGTTGCGGTATTCTGCTGGTAAATCAGCCGGCAAACACGAACGCAGAAGAAACGATGACTGTGAAAGTATTTTTTGGGAACAGCATTTTTGACCCGGAAGTTTTGGATTGCCAGAAAAATTTCGCGGTAGAAAGAACAATTCCGAAAACTGAAGCTGTGGCGCGCGCCGCATTAGAGCAACTTTTATCCGGGCCAACTGACGCCGAAAAAGCAGAAGGATATTTTACGAGCATTAATCCGGGAGTGAAGATCCAGAGTTTGGTTGTGGCGAACGGCATCGCCAATGTTGATTTTGATGAGCAATTGGAATTTCAGGTCGGCGGATCATGCCGGGTTGCGGCTATCGCGTCGCAAATCAGGGAAACTTTAAAACAATTTCCGACCGTGACGGACGTGGTGATTTCCATTAATGGACGAACTGAAGATATTTTGCAACCATAAAAATGGAAAAAAAAATAAAAAATGGAATCATTGCCGTCCGAAAGCCAAAAGGCCCGACATCTTTTGATGTAATCCATAAGTTGCGGAAGATTTCCGGTATTAAAAAAATCGGTCACGCCGGAACTCTAGATACTCTGGCTAGCGGAGTTTTGGT is part of the Patescibacteria group bacterium genome and harbors:
- a CDS encoding HAD-IB family phosphatase, with protein sequence MKKVAIFDIDGTIFRSSLLIELVEAMIAEGLFSARLRKIYARDYKNWLDRKDIYDKYIGGVVLAYNKSIKGVSREKFLKVAKKVIAFHHNRVYRFTRDLVRDLKKKNYYLLAISHSPREIVEAFCKKLGFSKVYGRIYKTDKRGKFTDEVLYLDLISDKSKVLRRAIEKEGLTLHGSVGVGDTESDIRFLKMVDRPICFNPNKKLYDHARRTGWEIVVERKDVIYKF
- a CDS encoding GerMN domain-containing protein produces the protein MNKTILVILVVMIVAAAAIFGVRFFSEEDSWICENGEWVKHGNPSAAKPNEGCGILLVNQPANTNAEETMTVKVFFGNSIFDPEVLDCQKNFAVERTIPKTEAVARAALEQLLSGPTDAEKAEGYFTSINPGVKIQSLVVANGIANVDFDEQLEFQVGGSCRVAAIASQIRETLKQFPTVTDVVISINGRTEDILQP